AGTACAAATTTCCCTTTTTAGTTAAACCATTTACTTCTTGATCCACTACCTCATCCGAACACTTTTTAATcctttccatcagttaaggctggaaAATAATCTCATATAATTACTTCTTATCATCTCCTGGTATTCGAACTTCAATTTCTAACTTCTTAAATTCCCTTGCTAATTCTTCAGCAATCTTGatgatattcaatctttcttttctactcaagacatctgcCACTATATGAACCTTGCCTGGGTGGTAATTAATAGAACAATCGCAGTTCCTAATCAATTCCGACCAGAATTCATACTTTGAAAACTTAGAATAAAGTTGCTGCTTTTCTAACCCTTCTTAGGGAAATCTCCAAGTGTTCGgcttggtcttccttagtccttgaatggacgaggatattatcaataaatacaattacaacttatctaagtactccttatacaccatgttcatTAAATCCCTTTAGGCAACTGGTACATTTTCTAATCCAAATAACATCACTAGAATCTtgtaatgtccatatctagttCCAAACGCAGTCTTTGGTACAACCTCAAGCTTGATCTTTATCTAATGGTAGCCTAACCTGAAATCAATATTCGAGAATAACACGCTCCTTTAATTAGatcacataagtaatcaattctagGTAGGGGTTACTTATTTCTAATTGTCAACTTATTAAGCTTCCGATAGCCAGTACATATTCTCATATTTTTATCCTTCTTTTCCATaaacaacaccggtgcaccccatagAGACACATCTGGTATGATCATTCTTATATCCAATAATTCATGCAGATGCCCACCTAATTTTTTCATTCCCGCTGACCATCCAATATGGAGTCTTTGTCCTTGATAATTCTATCATGATTGGCCACTTCCATAGTCAAGGGCTTGGCTAAGTCTTCTAACCTCAAATCTAATTTATTCACACATTCTTTTGATATAAAGGACTTAAACGCTTCTGAATCAAAAAAAACTTTAATAGGTATGGAATTCAGAGAAAACGTACCTGCAACTACGTCCGAGTCCTAAGCGTTGGATCTCTTGGTCGTTTTGAAGGTTCTGGCCCTGGCTGTGCTGGATGTTGGTCCTTGAGATACAGTACCTTAAGTAGCAGTTCCAAAGCTCCTCGTAATATGTCCAACCTCCCCATAATTATAACAAGTAACTCTTGGATTTTCTGGCTTGCATTCCGACGtataatgacccttatgaccacatttgaaacattgaaTATCCTTTTTGCACGAACCACTGTGTCTCCTGCCACATGACTTACAATCCACTGTCGGCTTGACTAActgggctggagtggaagcaacttAAGTTGCACTAGGCCTAGCCTGGGAGAAACTCTATCTTCTGAATCTTTTATTCCTGTTTCAGACAAACCGTTTCTGAAACTTCTATCTGGATTCTCCTTGATCCGCCATGTTGATAACACCCTCACACTTCCTCTTCTTAACACTATTTTCTTTGATAGTCAACTTCTGATCACTTTCAATTGCTAGAGCGGCCTGAAATACGGAAggatatgtcttgagttgcaatgccacaactccacTGCGAATCTCAaacttcaacccttgttgaaacctcttTGCCTTCTGGGTCTCTGCACTTACATattcaggaactaatcgggccaattccgtaaacttggcctgATACTCTAACACACTTCTTTCATCTTGTTTCAATTCTAAAAACTCAACTTCCAACTGATTCTGCAAATAAtcaggaaaatacttctccaaggACAATTCTGTAAATCTGGTCGAAGAAACATGACCTTCTCTTTCCAACAcacgagtggattcccaccaataatttgcctcacCTTTAAGAAAATAACTCGCACAATCCGTTTtaagatcatcacttacttgagtgagggtaaatgccttttccatttTTCCTAAGCCAATTTCTGGCAGCAACAGGGTCTACTTCGCTCTTAAACTCTGGGGACTTAACAGACTGAAAGGACTTAAAACTAATAGTTTGGTTCGGCTCTCTTTGCTGATGTTGCtgctgctgaatctgttggattaactgcagttgttgttgttgcagttggcgcaacaaatctagaatttcgtTTATAATTGGACCCTCATCAAAATTACTACTATATCTTTTAGACTGGGTaactttcttgggtggcattttcctgaaatatagcAGGGAATTTATTCAAAAGCATAACAAGAATATATGATAGAAAATATCATCGTTTAAACGATGCACCTGTATcgggaaaatgctgcccaatcaaaaTACCCACGCCTTTATCATCaggatccatttataaaagatatctagattaacAATACTAGCCACAATAGCAACAATGatagtagcagaatcaacaacagtgcAGGAAAACTGGAATATAAAGATACTAGACATCATAATATAGCTTCTCAATATAACAACAACTGATTAACGTCCCACCATTGCTTAAAATTACCACAACTTAACTAATCCGATATACCGCACAACTGGGCTAGCTATATCAGCCACCAACTACAAAGAACAACTAGTAAACCGAGTCAAACTTAGAAAACTCTGGACTCTGCTGAGCTCACCCGTCTGAGTGTCAACCAACCCTTCCTCTATGGAGTTAACCTTTCTAAAGTTGTAACCATCAATATTGAATCCTTAATCCTCTCTTCTATTTCTGAAGTAGCAACCAGATATAAAACTTCTATTCCTCCCGACAGTCGACTTTTTGTTTACCCTAAAAAACCAGGAATGTCTAACTACAGAGGTTACTGACGAACTCATTGCCATGGAATATCAAATGAAATTTTAGATTTGAGTATTTAATTATAGAGGGAGGAAAGATGAAGAAGATATAAATATGAATGAGATCAATCATAAAaatacataagatggccagtcttagtaccgcacaatttataacacataatttggtggcgtcccaccagaccctttgtcacacagacaaatagtcaaatcatatgcattaTCTATCTTAATCCATCGATCGAATTACTGAGAAAAGAAATAATGTTTAAATAAGAGATTTACAAAAAGGGAGGGAAATCTGGATCATGACGAATTAACACAACCTTGAGTTGTTTACTTTGAGTTTTGACTTTCTTACGAGAAAACAAGCAACTTATTAGATGgtaaacaattactctggaaacaAAATGCATCTCAAGAAATGCGTATAAGGGTTCAAGATATAAACAACAGTATTGATCCACATACGCTATGAaacttggctgtcatagcagccgcTGACTACTATCATTCGATCTAAACTTACTGAGGTCGCACACTCGGTCCAGCAACATCGCTTGACATAGAAAATATGATATTTA
The sequence above is drawn from the Apium graveolens cultivar Ventura chromosome 2, ASM990537v1, whole genome shotgun sequence genome and encodes:
- the LOC141696934 gene encoding uncharacterized protein LOC141696934; this translates as MEKAFTLTQVSDDLKTDCASYFLKGEANYWWESTRVLEREGHVSSTRFTELSLEKYFPDYLQNQLEVEFLELKQDERSVLEYQAKFTELARLVPEYVSAETQKAKRFQQGLKFEIRSGVVALQLKTYPSVFQAALAIESDQKLTIKENSVKKRKCEGVINMADQGESR